The Dehalococcoidales bacterium sequence TATCAATCATGTTGCCCGCGGCGCTATTTGTGCGTGTTAGGATATCGATGGCGATTACGTCATATATCGGGAAAAATACGTTCTGCGCGATATCATCAAATTTAAAATCAGGGCCTGTCCACTTGCCTCCTTCGGTATTTGAATTTTGCATAATACACCCCATTATTTCGGCTCTGGTATGACTGATGAATGTCAGAAAATCCTAAGACTATAGATCATTGCTCTTGTGCGCAACTATTATTCATCTGATATTGGAATGTATGCTAAGCCACGAAGCAGTTCCACTTCTATCTCTCCACCCCTGGTAACGTATTCGTTGAGCTTGGTCATGTATTGCGCATTCGAGGCAATACAGCGCCACATGGGTATCTCCCGTATGCTATATGGGGTCGCCCAGAACCCGGCGCCGTCTTTTTTCCGGGTTACCTCAACCATGACGAGCATCGATACCATATCGCTTCCCCGCAGTTCTCTGGTAAGGGTGGCCTTAACGGTTTGTCTTTGCTGTTTTGGTTGTTTCAGGTAATAGGAAACGAGGTAATTGATACACCATTCGAGGCCGTGATAAGCTGCTATAAACGGACCCGGTAAATTGATAACCGGCTTGCCCTCCACCATTGCCGCACACAAGGGTTTGCCGGGTACCGCCTGCGAGCCGTGACACAAAACTTGTCCGCGCCGATGAAGTAATGTGGCCGTGCAGTCTTCATCTCCTTTGGAAGAGCCGCCGCTTATGACAACGATGTCAGATTGCTTCAATGCACCGGTTAATGCTTGTTCCAACGACTCGTCATCATCGCGTACTATTGGAAAACACCATGGTTCGGCGCCAAACTGTCGTAGCGTTTCACGAACCAGCAGGCTGTTCGTGTCAATATTTTTACCACGGCTAACCGGGGTGCCGGGCGCAATTAATTCGTCGCCGCTTGGAATGAAAGCTACCGTCGGCTTTTTCAGCACCTCTATTTTTTGCACTCCGCCCATTTGCAGTCCCGCCAGGTCTTTTGGCCGCAGCGGCAGGTAGGCTTTGATGATGGGGTCGCCCGCTGTTATCGTGCTGCCCGTGGGCCGCACATTCTTGCCCGGAGTCACCTGGATACCTTCATGAATGGTCAGCTTGCCGTCCTTACTGATATCCACATCTTCAATCATGATCACCGCATCGAAGGCGTCATCAAAATCGTCTCCCGTATCGGCGCGGACAAAATCTCTGCCGGGAATCCATGAAGACGTATCAGGTATCCCGTGCAAAAACCTTGAGGATGCCACGGCAACACCATCTCCGCCGGACGCCCGAACCATGGGTAGTGTCACCCCGGCCAAAACATCGGCCGATGGTATCCTGTTCATGGCTACGTCCACGGGAATAATTTCTGTTTCCCGTTTAATTTTCCAGTTATCCGTGATACGCTTGATAATTTCCTCTCTCGAAGGTAAGTTGTTATACGTTGGAATATGTTTGTTACTCATACAGCCACCTGACAATTTTTATATTTTTGTTACCCAAGAACTTAATGAAAACAAGTTTTTGTATTCGGATCAGCGCCAAAGCAGCTGGAATACGTTTGCACGGGGAAATATTGATAAAGAGAGGAGCTATCGTTG is a genomic window containing:
- a CDS encoding molybdopterin-binding protein is translated as MSNKHIPTYNNLPSREEIIKRITDNWKIKRETEIIPVDVAMNRIPSADVLAGVTLPMVRASGGDGVAVASSRFLHGIPDTSSWIPGRDFVRADTGDDFDDAFDAVIMIEDVDISKDGKLTIHEGIQVTPGKNVRPTGSTITAGDPIIKAYLPLRPKDLAGLQMGGVQKIEVLKKPTVAFIPSGDELIAPGTPVSRGKNIDTNSLLVRETLRQFGAEPWCFPIVRDDDESLEQALTGALKQSDIVVISGGSSKGDEDCTATLLHRRGQVLCHGSQAVPGKPLCAAMVEGKPVINLPGPFIAAYHGLEWCINYLVSYYLKQPKQQRQTVKATLTRELRGSDMVSMLVMVEVTRKKDGAGFWATPYSIREIPMWRCIASNAQYMTKLNEYVTRGGEIEVELLRGLAYIPISDE